Proteins found in one Methanobrevibacter sp. genomic segment:
- a CDS encoding zinc ribbon domain-containing protein has protein sequence MAMQRCPKCNKILSPQESVCSNCGAKLDNHAIGRINSIYHKSNVITLIYLAIFFITALIYGFVNWILAIIVFVVLIAVSVYFIFIRR, from the coding sequence ATGGCAATGCAAAGATGTCCAAAGTGCAATAAGATTTTATCACCGCAAGAGTCAGTTTGCAGCAATTGCGGTGCAAAACTAGATAATCATGCTATTGGAAGAATTAACTCAATATATCACAAAAGCAATGTAATCACATTGATATATCTGGCAATATTTTTCATTACAGCACTGATTTACGGTTTTGTAAATTGGATTTTAGCAATTATTGTTTTTGTTGTTTTGATTGCAGTTTCAGTATATTTCATCTTCATTAGAAGATAA
- a CDS encoding amidohydrolase family protein, translating into MQKIVNAHCHIYPEKIASKAVVGIRDFYDLDMSLNGTVDDLLRDGEKVGVTHYLIHSVATTPKQVKSINEFIAESVNQHPDKFTGFGTLHPDSEDIQGDFDYLIELGLKGVKLHPDFQMFAMDEERAFKIGEIVNEANVPMLVHCGDFRYNYSNPEQIKPFLDKFPEITFIGAHFAGWSVWKEATEKLAGTPNLYVDLSSSLYDLTPEEAYDLIHAYGADHVLWGTDYPMWESVSEMEYFNKIDLTDKERFQILYDNASKILKLK; encoded by the coding sequence ATGCAAAAAATTGTAAATGCACATTGTCATATTTACCCGGAAAAAATAGCTTCAAAAGCAGTTGTTGGAATTAGAGATTTCTACGATTTGGACATGTCCCTGAACGGAACAGTTGATGACTTGCTTAGAGACGGTGAAAAAGTAGGAGTGACACATTATCTCATTCATTCTGTTGCAACCACTCCAAAACAGGTAAAATCAATCAATGAATTCATTGCAGAGTCTGTAAATCAGCACCCAGATAAGTTCACAGGTTTCGGAACACTTCACCCAGACAGTGAAGATATCCAAGGGGATTTTGATTACCTGATTGAATTGGGGCTTAAAGGAGTCAAGCTGCATCCTGATTTTCAAATGTTTGCAATGGATGAGGAACGTGCATTTAAGATAGGTGAAATAGTTAATGAAGCAAATGTTCCAATGCTGGTGCACTGTGGAGACTTCAGATACAATTATTCCAATCCAGAACAGATTAAACCATTTTTAGATAAATTTCCTGAAATAACATTTATTGGCGCTCATTTTGCAGGATGGAGCGTTTGGAAGGAAGCTACTGAAAAACTGGCAGGAACACCAAACCTTTATGTTGATTTAAGTTCCAGCCTATATGACCTGACACCTGAAGAGGCATATGATTTGATTCATGCATATGGAGCAGACCATGTGCTTTGGGGTACCGATTATCCTATGTGGGAATCTGTCAGTGAAATGGAATACTTTAATAAAATCGATTTGACTGATAAAGAACGATTCCAGATTCTCTATGACAATGCTTCAAAAATATTAAAACTTAAATAA
- a CDS encoding toxic anion resistance protein gives MAEFSLDIDGIKEDVETSLNDEKEKLENSNLKNQANANAVAIFDADLENPQARENILKPLDNFGLNEMSRSASHNEMLSTRFVDLTKGGKDADNISEQLIELNKQMKDLDPSKVDFAKKGVLGNLMNPVRKYFAKYEKAEVAISDIVQSLDKSSKVLQNDNTTLLSEENYLREVTNKLLADIELGKQMDASIEQQIQTAEIEGVDQSKIDFVREEILFPLRQRLMDMQQMIVVNQQGIVSLNVIRRNNKELIRGVNRAKNVTVSALRTGVMVASALYDQKIVMEKINILNQTTENIIESTSHMLKDQGSEIQKHSAETMISPEVLKASFNEALQAIEDVSTYKVQALPQMKETIDMFSEMAQDGQKVVEKIQTNNNLIE, from the coding sequence ATGGCTGAATTCTCATTAGATATAGATGGAATTAAAGAAGATGTTGAAACCTCTTTGAATGATGAAAAGGAAAAATTGGAAAATTCTAATCTTAAAAATCAAGCAAATGCCAATGCTGTTGCTATTTTCGATGCAGATTTGGAAAATCCTCAAGCAAGAGAAAACATTTTAAAACCATTAGATAATTTTGGTTTAAATGAAATGTCCAGGTCAGCTTCACACAACGAAATGCTATCTACCAGATTTGTTGACTTAACAAAAGGTGGCAAAGATGCAGATAATATCAGTGAACAGCTAATTGAACTGAACAAACAGATGAAAGATCTTGACCCTAGTAAAGTTGATTTTGCAAAAAAAGGAGTTTTAGGCAATTTGATGAATCCTGTTAGGAAATACTTTGCTAAATATGAAAAAGCTGAAGTGGCAATATCTGATATTGTACAGTCTCTTGATAAAAGCAGTAAAGTATTGCAAAATGACAATACTACTCTTTTAAGTGAAGAAAATTACTTGAGAGAGGTTACAAACAAACTTTTAGCTGACATTGAACTTGGAAAACAGATGGATGCATCTATTGAACAGCAAATTCAGACTGCCGAAATCGAAGGTGTTGACCAGAGCAAAATCGATTTTGTTCGTGAGGAGATTTTATTCCCGTTAAGACAAAGATTAATGGATATGCAACAGATGATTGTTGTTAACCAACAGGGAATTGTTTCACTTAATGTAATTAGACGTAACAATAAAGAATTGATTCGCGGAGTTAATAGGGCTAAGAATGTAACCGTTTCAGCATTAAGAACAGGAGTAATGGTTGCAAGTGCTTTATATGATCAAAAAATTGTTATGGAAAAAATAAATATATTGAACCAGACTACAGAAAATATTATCGAATCAACTTCACACATGCTTAAAGACCAAGGCAGCGAAATACAAAAACACAGTGCTGAGACAATGATTTCCCCTGAAGTTTTAAAAGCTTCATTTAATGAAGCACTTCAAGCTATTGAAGATGTAAGTACTTATAAAGTTCAGGCATTGCCTCAAATGAAAGAAACAATTGATATGTTCAGTGAAATGGCTCAGGATGGCCAAAAAGTCGTTGAAAAAATTCAAACTAACAATAACTTGATTGAATAA
- a CDS encoding iron-sulfur cluster assembly scaffold protein, translating into MIYSTEIENMCPVKKGANHDPAPIPEEGKWVKAKQISDISGFTHGIGWCAPQQGCCKLTLNVKEGIIEEALVETIGCSGMTHSAAMAGEILVGKTILEALNTDLVCDAINTAMRELFLQIVYGRTQSAFSEGGLQIGAGLEDLGKGHRSQVGTIYSTKEKGPRYLELTEGYITEIGLDEDNEIIGYKYISLGIMLDLIKDGVDPAEAIEKASGQYGRFDDAVKKIDPRSE; encoded by the coding sequence ATGATATATTCAACAGAAATTGAAAATATGTGTCCTGTAAAAAAAGGTGCAAATCACGACCCTGCTCCAATACCTGAAGAAGGTAAATGGGTAAAAGCAAAACAGATTAGTGATATTTCCGGTTTTACTCATGGAATCGGATGGTGCGCACCGCAACAGGGATGCTGTAAATTAACATTAAACGTTAAAGAAGGTATTATTGAAGAAGCTTTGGTTGAAACAATAGGATGTTCAGGTATGACTCATTCAGCTGCTATGGCAGGTGAAATTCTTGTTGGAAAGACCATTCTTGAAGCATTAAATACAGACCTTGTATGTGATGCGATAAACACCGCAATGCGTGAATTATTCTTACAGATTGTATATGGAAGAACCCAGTCAGCATTTTCTGAAGGAGGTCTTCAGATTGGTGCAGGCCTTGAAGATTTAGGTAAAGGCCACAGAAGCCAAGTTGGTACAATCTATTCCACAAAAGAAAAAGGTCCAAGATATTTGGAGCTTACTGAAGGATACATTACTGAAATCGGACTTGATGAAGATAATGAAATTATCGGTTATAAGTATATCAGCTTAGGAATCATGCTTGATTTAATCAAGGATGGTGTTGACCCTGCTGAAGCTATTGAAAAAGCATCAGGCCAATACGGCAGGTTTGATGATGCAGTTAAAAAAATAGATCCAAGGAGTGAATAA
- a CDS encoding malate dehydrogenase, which translates to MVKVSILGSTGIIGKNVAFTLAREDTVDEIVMFSRPESLDKAKGETYDMYDALAARDIDCKLTPTSDFNDIAGSDIVLIAAGIHREEGMKRLDLAVPNAKIVSCYSKKIAEYAPDSIILVATNPVDVMTTVALKASGFKKSKVIGVGNHLDSLRLKNYFSRQIDINSSEVHTRVIGEHGDHMVPLLSSTTIGGIPLKYFVEYVDLDIRGLVNQLKHAGNTIISKKGATEYGPAFAISNLISTIITDTHRVLTVSSFLDGEIEMVDDVSLGVPAVISKRGIAMIVPIHMNDIEKKEFFEAARTVRDATYEVFENLDL; encoded by the coding sequence ATGGTAAAGGTAAGTATTTTAGGATCAACTGGAATTATAGGTAAAAATGTTGCATTTACCCTAGCACGTGAAGATACAGTTGATGAAATAGTAATGTTTTCAAGACCTGAAAGTCTTGATAAAGCCAAAGGTGAAACTTATGATATGTATGATGCACTGGCGGCACGTGATATTGACTGTAAGTTAACACCCACTTCAGATTTTAATGATATTGCAGGTTCAGATATAGTTCTTATAGCAGCAGGAATCCACAGGGAAGAAGGTATGAAACGACTTGATCTTGCTGTTCCTAATGCAAAAATCGTCAGCTGCTATTCTAAAAAAATTGCAGAATATGCACCGGATTCCATTATTTTGGTTGCAACAAACCCTGTAGATGTGATGACTACTGTTGCTCTTAAGGCATCAGGATTTAAAAAGAGTAAAGTAATTGGTGTTGGAAATCACCTTGATTCATTGAGACTGAAAAATTATTTCTCAAGACAAATTGACATTAACAGTTCTGAAGTGCACACTAGGGTAATAGGTGAACACGGTGACCATATGGTGCCTCTTTTAAGTTCTACAACAATTGGTGGTATACCGCTTAAATACTTCGTTGAATATGTTGATTTGGATATAAGAGGATTGGTAAATCAGCTGAAACACGCTGGAAATACAATCATTTCCAAAAAAGGTGCAACCGAATACGGTCCGGCATTTGCTATTTCGAATTTAATTTCAACCATTATTACAGATACTCATAGGGTTTTAACAGTAAGCAGTTTTTTAGATGGTGAAATTGAAATGGTTGATGATGTATCATTGGGCGTACCGGCAGTTATAAGTAAAAGAGGCATTGCCATGATTGTACCTATTCATATGAATGATATTGAGAAAAAAGAGTTCTTTGAAGCTGCTCGAACTGTCAGAGATGCAACATATGAAGTCTTTGAAAATCTTGATTTATAG
- a CDS encoding NUDIX domain-containing protein, with protein MSTMWGLTVRGICEYKDKILLLKIRSKSAHDAGKWEIPGGKVKKSEFFDEALKREYMEETGLEIDIESLYNVVQKQYTACKTKEQVNSIQLIMKVTCKSDEVVISEEHDDYGWFSQGEVDEMIEKELLTPPAVNAFKK; from the coding sequence ATGTCAACAATGTGGGGATTGACTGTACGTGGAATCTGTGAATATAAGGATAAGATACTGCTTTTGAAAATAAGATCCAAATCAGCACATGATGCAGGAAAATGGGAAATTCCTGGTGGCAAGGTTAAAAAGTCAGAATTTTTTGATGAAGCCTTGAAAAGGGAATATATGGAAGAGACCGGTTTGGAAATTGATATTGAATCATTATATAATGTGGTTCAAAAGCAATATACTGCATGCAAGACAAAAGAGCAAGTAAATTCAATTCAGTTAATCATGAAAGTAACTTGCAAAAGTGATGAGGTAGTCATCAGTGAAGAGCATGATGATTACGGATGGTTTAGTCAAGGTGAAGTTGATGAAATGATTGAAAAAGAGTTATTGACTCCACCTGCAGTTAATGCATTTAAAAAGTAA
- the sstT gene encoding serine/threonine transporter SstT produces MNNIVKKWTQSSLILKIVIGLVIGAILGIAVPNWKIIGFPGKIFVSALKAIAPILVFVLVTSAISKARTGIGSRFKTVIILYLFSTFLSAMVAIIGSYIFPVTIHLTAASTATAPGGLDEVIRDMILMIFSNPIELLSQGQYLGILFWSIVFGIALKMVASDTTKDVITDLADAVTAIVRGIIQCAPIGIMGLVFTSVSESGIGIFTQYGQLILLLVGCIAFVAFVTDPLVSAVALRRNPYPLVLTCLRESGITAFFSRSSAANIPVNMQLCERLGLDRDFFSISIPLGATINMEGAAVTITVMTLAVCHTIGISVPLPITIVLCIISTIGACGASGVAGGSLLLIPMACSLFGISADVSMQAVAVGFIIGVIQDSCETAINSAGDALFSATAEYHDRMKNGEPVNFLGEFKK; encoded by the coding sequence ATGAATAATATAGTAAAAAAATGGACACAATCCAGTTTAATTTTAAAAATTGTAATAGGATTAGTTATTGGAGCAATATTAGGTATTGCTGTTCCTAACTGGAAGATTATTGGTTTTCCTGGAAAAATATTTGTAAGTGCTTTAAAAGCAATTGCACCAATTTTGGTTTTTGTATTGGTGACTTCTGCAATATCCAAGGCAAGAACCGGTATTGGCTCAAGATTTAAAACAGTTATTATCCTTTACTTATTCAGTACATTTTTATCTGCAATGGTTGCAATTATCGGAAGTTACATATTCCCTGTAACAATTCATCTGACTGCTGCAAGTACCGCAACTGCTCCCGGAGGTCTTGATGAAGTAATCAGAGATATGATTTTGATGATTTTCTCCAATCCTATTGAACTGTTGTCTCAAGGCCAATATCTGGGAATATTGTTTTGGTCAATAGTGTTTGGAATTGCTCTTAAGATGGTTGCAAGTGATACAACAAAAGATGTTATTACAGATCTTGCAGATGCAGTTACTGCCATTGTTCGAGGAATAATTCAATGTGCTCCTATAGGTATTATGGGATTGGTGTTCACTTCAGTTAGTGAAAGTGGAATCGGAATATTCACTCAGTACGGTCAGTTAATCTTATTGCTTGTAGGCTGTATTGCATTTGTTGCATTTGTAACAGATCCGCTAGTTTCTGCAGTAGCGCTTAGACGCAATCCTTACCCATTGGTTTTAACCTGTTTAAGGGAAAGTGGAATTACTGCATTTTTCTCAAGAAGCTCTGCAGCCAATATTCCTGTAAATATGCAATTGTGTGAACGTTTAGGCTTAGATAGGGATTTCTTTTCAATAAGTATCCCATTGGGTGCAACAATCAATATGGAAGGAGCTGCAGTAACAATCACAGTCATGACCCTTGCAGTCTGCCACACCATTGGGATTTCTGTTCCATTACCTATAACAATAGTATTATGTATTATTTCAACTATTGGAGCATGTGGTGCATCCGGTGTTGCCGGAGGATCACTTTTACTAATACCAATGGCATGTTCACTATTCGGAATCAGTGCTGATGTTTCCATGCAGGCAGTAGCTGTCGGATTTATCATTGGAGTCATTCAGGATTCATGTGAAACCGCTATAAACTCTGCAGGTGATGCACTATTTTCTGCTACAGCAGAATATCACGACAGAATGAAAAATGGTGAACCGGTCAATTTCTTGGGAGAGTTTAAAAAATGA
- a CDS encoding zinc ribbon domain-containing protein, whose protein sequence is MTKNCPKCGKQVPDDAKFCMDCGYSFDNAENANKFSLSTLFIILIAAVLVIGGIFILTSGSGNDTSSGDVVDDVDHVDLTISDVLGWDYSGDSDSKPSYTLYTEAIFNSVPDDIKGYNVKTIYYDSNGTEIGHATETLENIYYESNYALSFGHYTTYKLPDADHVTVEIIKSGKVIDSYTENIDKSKIDYLN, encoded by the coding sequence ATGACTAAAAATTGTCCAAAATGCGGAAAACAAGTTCCAGATGATGCTAAATTTTGTATGGATTGTGGATATTCATTTGACAATGCTGAAAATGCTAATAAATTTTCACTTAGTACATTATTTATTATATTGATTGCAGCAGTTCTTGTTATAGGAGGAATTTTCATTCTTACTTCTGGCTCCGGCAATGATACTTCTTCTGGAGATGTCGTTGATGATGTAGATCATGTTGATTTAACTATCAGTGATGTTTTAGGTTGGGATTATTCAGGAGACAGTGATTCAAAACCAAGTTATACATTATATACTGAAGCTATCTTTAATAGTGTTCCTGATGATATTAAAGGATATAATGTTAAAACAATATATTATGATTCAAACGGTACTGAAATTGGTCATGCAACAGAGACTTTAGAAAATATTTACTATGAAAGTAATTATGCTCTTAGTTTTGGACATTATACAACTTATAAATTACCTGATGCAGACCATGTAACTGTGGAAATTATTAAAAGCGGTAAAGTAATTGATTCTTATACAGAAAATATTGATAAAAGTAAAATAGATTATTTGAATTAA
- a CDS encoding pyridoxamine 5'-phosphate oxidase family protein, producing MFRDMRRKNRELPYEECIEILTNEPRGVLALLGDYDYPYTVPMSHVYVDGKIYFHGAQTGHKHDAVEKYDKASFCVIDKGVKKEDDWWYTFRSVIVFGRIRLLSDNDEKINKLTYLGDKFFPTHEETVSEINKLLDRTAVFELTIEHISGKMVEER from the coding sequence ATGTTTCGAGACATGAGGAGAAAAAATAGGGAATTGCCCTATGAAGAATGCATTGAAATACTGACCAATGAACCCCGAGGCGTTTTAGCATTATTGGGAGATTATGATTATCCTTATACTGTTCCTATGAGTCATGTATATGTTGACGGTAAAATCTATTTTCATGGCGCTCAAACTGGACATAAACATGATGCGGTTGAAAAATATGACAAGGCATCATTTTGTGTAATAGATAAGGGAGTTAAAAAAGAAGATGACTGGTGGTATACTTTTAGAAGTGTCATTGTCTTTGGAAGAATCAGGCTTTTGAGTGATAATGATGAAAAGATTAATAAATTAACCTATCTTGGAGATAAGTTTTTCCCAACTCATGAAGAAACAGTAAGTGAAATCAATAAATTATTGGATAGAACTGCAGTATTTGAATTGACAATTGAGCATATTTCAGGCAAGATGGTTGAAGAGAGATAG
- the ung gene encoding uracil-DNA glycosylase: MIGNDWDLVLKEEFEKKYFSDVKTFVDSEYETKTIYPPYEEIFNAFRLTPLSDVKVVILGQDPYHEPGQAHGLAFSTPEGRPVPRSLKNIFKEINEEYDYPIPESGCLEAWARQGVFLLNTVLTVEKSNANSHSKCGWQTFTDNVIKILDKQKQPIVFLLWGKQAEKKKELIKNPNHLVLVTSHPSPFSARRGFFGCNHFRLANEFLKDNNKEEINWKL, encoded by the coding sequence ATGATTGGAAATGATTGGGATTTAGTTTTAAAAGAGGAATTTGAAAAGAAGTATTTTTCAGATGTCAAGACATTTGTAGACAGTGAATATGAAACAAAAACAATTTATCCTCCTTATGAAGAAATTTTTAATGCATTCAGATTAACTCCCCTAAGTGATGTTAAGGTAGTTATTTTAGGTCAAGATCCTTATCATGAACCTGGTCAGGCTCATGGTCTTGCTTTTTCAACACCTGAAGGAAGACCAGTTCCAAGATCATTAAAAAATATTTTTAAAGAAATAAATGAGGAATATGATTATCCAATTCCGGAATCAGGTTGTCTTGAGGCCTGGGCTAGACAGGGTGTCTTTTTATTAAATACGGTTTTAACAGTTGAAAAGTCAAATGCCAATTCACATAGCAAATGCGGATGGCAGACATTCACGGATAATGTTATTAAAATATTGGATAAACAAAAACAGCCTATTGTATTTCTTCTTTGGGGAAAACAGGCTGAAAAGAAAAAGGAATTAATTAAAAATCCAAATCATCTGGTTTTAGTCACTTCACATCCTTCACCATTTTCAGCAAGACGTGGATTTTTTGGATGCAATCATTTCAGACTAGCCAATGAATTTTTAAAGGATAATAATAAAGAGGAAATAAACTGGAAGCTGTAA
- the dtd gene encoding D-aminoacyl-tRNA deacylase has translation MKLVVQRVTSASVEVDNKIIGEIEDGLMVLVGFGENDTVREADYLARKLAKLRIFEDENGRMNKSVMDIGGKLLLVPQFTLYAHTKKNRPSFHKALAPDEATVLFDYFTQKCRELVDTETGEFGAFMKVNLLNNGPVTILLDKEFD, from the coding sequence ATGAAGTTAGTTGTTCAAAGAGTAACTTCTGCAAGTGTGGAAGTGGATAATAAAATTATCGGTGAGATTGAAGATGGGCTGATGGTTTTAGTGGGTTTTGGTGAAAATGACACCGTCCGTGAGGCAGATTATCTTGCACGAAAGCTTGCAAAGCTGAGAATATTTGAAGATGAAAACGGAAGAATGAACAAATCCGTTATGGATATAGGGGGAAAACTATTATTGGTTCCCCAATTTACATTATATGCACATACAAAAAAGAATAGACCATCATTTCATAAGGCTTTAGCACCTGATGAAGCTACAGTACTGTTTGATTATTTCACACAAAAATGCCGGGAATTGGTTGACACTGAAACAGGTGAATTTGGTGCATTTATGAAAGTAAATCTATTGAACAATGGTCCTGTAACTATACTTTTGGACAAAGAATTTGATTAA
- a CDS encoding GGGtGRT protein, with protein MSLFESYERRIDQITPVLEKYGIKDLEEARQICLDKGFDPYEIVKGVQPICFENACWAYTLGAAIAVKQGCTKASDAAKAIGEGLQAFCIPGSVADDRQVGLGHGNLASMLLSDESECFAFLAGHESFAAAEGAIGIANSANEVREKPLRVILNGLGKDAALIISRINGFTHVETEFDYFTGEVKIIKEKAYSDGERAKVRCYGADDVREGVAIMHLEGVDVSITGNSTNPTRFQHPVAGTYKKECLLQGKKYFSVASGGGTGRTLHPDNMAAGPASYGMTDTLGRMHSDAQFAGSSSVPAHVEMMGLIGMGNNPMVGASVAVAVAVEKAMR; from the coding sequence ATGAGTTTATTTGAAAGTTATGAAAGAAGAATCGACCAGATCACTCCAGTACTTGAAAAATATGGAATTAAAGACCTTGAAGAAGCTAGACAGATTTGTCTTGACAAAGGATTTGACCCATATGAAATTGTTAAAGGCGTTCAGCCAATCTGTTTTGAAAACGCATGCTGGGCATATACTCTTGGAGCAGCAATAGCAGTAAAACAGGGATGCACCAAAGCATCTGATGCTGCAAAAGCTATTGGTGAAGGACTTCAGGCATTCTGTATTCCTGGAAGTGTAGCAGATGACAGACAGGTTGGACTTGGACACGGTAATTTGGCTTCAATGCTTTTAAGTGATGAAAGTGAATGCTTTGCATTCCTTGCAGGTCACGAAAGTTTCGCAGCTGCTGAAGGTGCAATAGGTATAGCAAACTCAGCAAATGAAGTGCGTGAAAAACCATTAAGAGTTATCTTAAACGGTCTTGGAAAAGATGCTGCATTAATCATTTCAAGAATCAATGGATTTACTCACGTTGAAACTGAATTTGACTACTTCACAGGTGAAGTAAAAATCATTAAAGAAAAAGCATATTCTGATGGTGAAAGGGCAAAAGTGAGATGTTATGGTGCAGATGACGTACGTGAAGGTGTAGCAATCATGCATCTTGAAGGAGTTGATGTATCTATTACAGGTAATTCAACCAACCCTACACGTTTCCAGCATCCTGTAGCCGGAACATACAAAAAAGAATGCCTTCTTCAAGGCAAAAAATACTTCTCTGTTGCATCAGGTGGAGGAACAGGAAGAACTCTTCACCCGGACAATATGGCAGCAGGACCAGCATCATATGGTATGACAGATACCTTGGGAAGAATGCACTCTGACGCTCAATTCGCCGGTTCCTCATCAGTTCCAGCACACGTGGAAATGATGGGACTGATTGGTATGGGAAACAATCCTATGGTAGGAGCTTCAGTTGCAGTAGCTGTAGCTGTTGAAAAAGCAATGAGATAG